A genomic window from Acinetobacter lwoffii includes:
- the rpmA gene encoding 50S ribosomal protein L27 — MATKKAGGSTKNGRDSNPKMLGVKVYGGQTVTAGNIIVRQRGTEFHAGQNVGMGRDHTLFATADGVVKFEVKGQFGRRYVSVDA, encoded by the coding sequence ATGGCAACTAAAAAAGCCGGTGGTTCGACTAAGAACGGTCGTGATTCGAATCCTAAGATGTTAGGTGTTAAAGTTTACGGTGGTCAAACTGTAACTGCAGGTAACATCATCGTTCGTCAACGTGGTACTGAATTCCACGCTGGTCAAAACGTTGGTATGGGTCGTGACCATACATTATTTGCTACTGCTGATGGCGTAGTAAAATTCGAAGTGAAAGGTCAATTTGGCCGTCGCTACGTATCTGTTGACGCGTAA
- a CDS encoding tRNA (cytidine(34)-2'-O)-methyltransferase: MIHVVLYEPEIPANTGNIIRLCANTGAQLHLVKPLGFELDDKKLKRAGLDYHEYANMQIWENIEDCLADLASKGIGLDAIYPLTTKGSETPHTSDLNRPVALLMGPETRGLPEHVRLMFPQKHWIRLPMAENSRSLNLSNATAVIVYEAWRQQGFKTL, encoded by the coding sequence GTGATCCACGTTGTTTTATATGAGCCTGAAATTCCTGCAAATACAGGCAATATCATTCGTCTGTGTGCCAATACCGGAGCACAGTTGCATCTGGTCAAGCCGCTGGGTTTTGAACTGGATGACAAAAAACTGAAACGTGCCGGTCTGGATTATCACGAATATGCCAATATGCAGATTTGGGAAAATATCGAAGACTGTCTGGCTGATCTGGCAAGTAAAGGCATTGGTCTGGATGCAATCTATCCATTGACCACCAAAGGTTCTGAAACACCGCATACTTCGGATTTAAACCGTCCTGTGGCCTTGTTAATGGGGCCGGAAACTCGTGGTCTGCCTGAACATGTTCGTCTAATGTTTCCGCAAAAGCACTGGATTCGTTTACCGATGGCAGAGAACTCCCGAAGTTTGAACCTATCGAATGCCACAGCAGTGATTGTGTATGAAGCTTGGCGTCAGCAGGGTTTTAAAACGCTTTAA
- a CDS encoding RsiV family protein, whose product MKINLFKTAEIYAVLLLTVGMLGCQPQSSSVATLAQTDRVVQIEGKTVPVKGAAKVVCEIEGCVRFDLQTVDSNIDWINQYFIERIQHTEPVAFTKVTQKNPKKADEPHYLDQRFIKAEFVGQRAHLATFALKSSNLARNKNASLKHVEYINFDLKQNKRLALSQLLLNGGEQKLLNAMYRTNTQWLNTQGIQQQQLKLSDNYYFDTTGLVMVYPAGELAPAAAGMPELKVSYADLNEVIRPEYLAILQQTAS is encoded by the coding sequence ATGAAGATTAATCTATTTAAAACTGCTGAAATTTACGCTGTTTTATTACTCACTGTAGGTATGTTGGGTTGTCAGCCTCAATCTAGCTCAGTGGCAACGCTGGCGCAAACAGATCGGGTTGTGCAGATTGAAGGCAAGACCGTTCCTGTGAAAGGGGCAGCCAAAGTGGTATGTGAAATAGAAGGTTGTGTACGCTTTGATCTACAAACGGTGGACAGCAATATTGACTGGATTAATCAATATTTTATTGAGCGCATTCAGCATACCGAACCTGTTGCATTCACCAAAGTTACCCAGAAAAATCCTAAAAAAGCCGATGAACCGCATTATCTGGATCAGCGCTTTATCAAAGCGGAATTTGTCGGTCAGCGTGCCCATCTGGCGACTTTTGCTTTAAAAAGTTCCAATCTGGCAAGGAATAAAAATGCTTCTCTGAAACATGTGGAATATATCAATTTTGATCTAAAACAGAACAAACGTTTGGCTTTGTCTCAACTGTTATTAAATGGCGGTGAGCAGAAACTGCTGAATGCGATGTATCGAACCAATACTCAATGGCTGAATACGCAGGGTATTCAACAACAGCAGTTAAAATTGAGTGATAACTATTATTTTGATACAACAGGTCTGGTGATGGTGTATCCGGCAGGCGAACTAGCTCCGGCAGCAGCAGGAATGCCTGAATTAAAAGTGTCATATGCGGATTTAAATGAAGTGATTCGCCCTGAATATTTAGCCATTTTGCAGCAGACAGCTTCCTAA
- a CDS encoding site-specific recombinase, with protein sequence MHINFLDLFQNMQHQLEQPRAVLDENLLIELVERIRPEDSRNTEEIKAKFNAFIRALLLTPNAVATLQTFTLRIINRYKQTGLFSDTGILSLDGFWNQLNQRLGAHVLPLIPDHQQLQELFRKVFYQRTDKYWLDYFDEDDWQRLFSVLNQGHSNQPEKTRIKDQLIKALTILSYRISGIGLHPEFINAQPELMEYESPFLVQNREINEFIQEYKKRYNTVTLVDSITPPDASQALVMLEQCHDVVAKIRRSTKRTGVSVSLTYMLALLEQCLERVEILLNMVMDDDDLRYQSIGLFMADITEAIYSERSVRALLATNSELLALQVTENASKTGEHYVSTDKQGFLAMYKSAAGAGAIIATMATLKVLMTRLTMAPLMQAFSYSMNYSLGFMLIHVLHFTVATKQPAMTAAALAATVQQRKGSKMAQIAELAALIVNIIRTQFVAILGNISIAIPVAALITLLWDFALHEPLMNHAKAAKTLHDLNPFTSLAIPHAAIAGVCLFLSGLLAGYFDNMAVYRKVGPRLKAHVRLSQLMGQERLYRFADYIERNLGALAGNFIFGIMLGSMGTIGFILGLPLDIRHIAFASANFIQGLITINGPDIGLIVVSFLGVLLIGLTNLFVSFTLTIIVALRARRVRFEQWKPLAKLVMTHFLTRPSDFFWPPKQSIEIDENHTSTKTQN encoded by the coding sequence ATGCATATTAATTTTCTAGATCTTTTTCAAAACATGCAACACCAGCTTGAACAACCTCGGGCGGTGCTGGATGAAAATCTTCTGATTGAACTGGTTGAAAGAATCAGACCTGAAGACAGCAGAAATACCGAAGAGATCAAAGCGAAATTCAATGCATTTATCCGGGCTTTATTACTCACCCCGAATGCGGTTGCCACGCTTCAAACCTTTACCCTGCGGATCATTAACCGCTATAAACAGACCGGTCTGTTTTCCGATACCGGCATTTTGTCTCTAGATGGATTCTGGAACCAGCTAAACCAGCGCCTTGGTGCACATGTCTTGCCGCTGATTCCCGACCATCAGCAACTCCAGGAATTATTCCGCAAGGTTTTTTATCAGCGTACCGATAAATACTGGCTGGATTATTTTGATGAAGATGACTGGCAACGTTTATTTTCAGTCCTGAATCAGGGACATTCCAATCAGCCTGAAAAAACCCGAATTAAAGACCAACTGATCAAGGCATTGACCATTTTGTCTTACCGGATCAGTGGTATTGGTCTGCACCCTGAATTTATTAATGCCCAGCCTGAACTGATGGAATATGAATCTCCTTTTCTGGTACAGAATCGTGAGATTAACGAGTTTATTCAGGAATATAAAAAACGTTACAACACAGTCACCCTAGTCGATTCGATTACCCCACCGGATGCCTCACAAGCACTGGTGATGCTGGAACAATGTCATGATGTCGTGGCCAAGATTCGCCGTTCTACCAAGCGGACTGGCGTCAGTGTCAGCCTGACCTATATGCTGGCACTGCTAGAACAGTGTCTGGAACGGGTTGAGATTCTGCTGAATATGGTCATGGATGACGATGATCTGCGTTATCAATCCATTGGCCTATTTATGGCGGACATTACTGAAGCAATTTATAGCGAACGCAGTGTGCGGGCCCTGCTGGCCACCAATAGTGAACTTTTGGCTTTACAGGTCACTGAAAATGCCAGCAAGACCGGTGAGCATTATGTGAGTACCGACAAGCAAGGCTTTCTGGCCATGTATAAATCGGCTGCAGGTGCTGGTGCCATCATCGCGACAATGGCCACCTTAAAAGTTCTGATGACACGCCTCACCATGGCTCCGTTAATGCAGGCTTTTAGCTACAGCATGAACTATTCGCTAGGCTTTATGCTGATTCATGTCCTGCATTTTACCGTAGCGACCAAACAACCGGCGATGACTGCTGCCGCACTGGCGGCTACTGTACAGCAGCGTAAAGGCTCGAAAATGGCTCAAATTGCCGAGCTGGCCGCGCTGATTGTAAATATCATCCGCACCCAGTTTGTCGCCATTTTGGGCAATATTTCGATTGCAATTCCCGTAGCAGCATTGATTACCCTGCTGTGGGATTTTGCGCTGCATGAACCTTTAATGAATCATGCCAAGGCTGCCAAAACCCTGCATGACCTGAATCCTTTTACTTCGTTGGCAATTCCGCATGCAGCGATTGCCGGGGTATGTCTGTTCCTGTCCGGATTATTGGCCGGTTATTTTGACAATATGGCCGTTTATCGCAAAGTCGGTCCGCGCCTGAAAGCCCATGTGCGGTTATCGCAGCTGATGGGGCAAGAGCGTCTTTACCGTTTTGCTGACTATATCGAACGTAATTTGGGTGCACTGGCGGGTAATTTTATTTTTGGGATCATGCTCGGCAGTATGGGCACCATTGGTTTTATTCTCGGTCTGCCACTGGATATTCGCCATATCGCCTTTGCCTCTGCCAACTTTATTCAGGGTCTAATTACGATCAATGGTCCCGATATCGGCTTGATCGTAGTGTCTTTTCTGGGTGTGTTACTCATTGGCCTGACCAACTTGTTTGTCAGTTTCACTTTGACGATTATTGTAGCCTTACGCGCACGCCGGGTGCGTTTTGAACAGTGGAAACCTTTGGCAAAACTGGTCATGACGCACTTCCTGACCCGACCTAGTGATTTCTTCTGGCCACCCAAACAAAGCATTGAAATTGACGAAAATCATACATCGACAAAAACTCAAAACTGA
- the sdsA gene encoding All-trans-nonaprenyl-diphosphate synthase: MTIDFKQDILAPVANDFAAMDTFINEGITSKVALVMAVSKHVVEAGGKRMRPIMCLLAAKACGAENLEPHRKLAAIIEMLHTATLVHDDVVDESGLRRGRPTANATWNNQTAVLVGDFLISRAFDLLVDLNNMVLLKDFSTGTCEIAEGEVLQLQSQHQPETTEATYLNIIHGKTSRLFELATEGAAILSDKDEFRQPLKTFAGHFGNAFQIIDDILDYTSDADTLGKNIGDDLMEGKPTLPLIAALKNTTGEQHEIIRRSIATGGTEHLEQVIQIVNESGALDYCRQRATEETEIAIDALQALPDSEYRQALINLAKLALHRIQ; this comes from the coding sequence ATGACCATCGACTTTAAGCAAGATATTCTCGCTCCTGTTGCTAACGACTTTGCTGCGATGGACACATTCATTAATGAAGGAATTACCTCAAAAGTTGCATTAGTGATGGCCGTCAGCAAACATGTGGTAGAAGCGGGTGGCAAACGTATGCGCCCGATTATGTGCCTTTTGGCCGCCAAGGCGTGTGGTGCTGAAAATTTAGAACCGCACCGCAAACTGGCTGCAATCATTGAGATGCTGCATACCGCAACACTGGTGCATGATGATGTAGTAGATGAATCCGGTCTGCGTCGCGGCCGCCCGACGGCCAATGCGACCTGGAATAACCAGACTGCGGTTTTGGTGGGTGACTTTCTGATTTCACGTGCTTTTGATTTGCTGGTCGATCTGAACAACATGGTGTTGCTCAAAGATTTTTCGACCGGTACCTGTGAAATTGCTGAAGGTGAAGTGCTGCAACTGCAATCCCAGCATCAGCCGGAAACCACTGAAGCGACTTATTTGAATATTATTCATGGCAAAACCTCGCGCCTGTTTGAACTGGCCACCGAAGGTGCTGCTATTTTGTCGGATAAAGATGAATTCCGTCAGCCTTTAAAAACCTTTGCCGGACATTTCGGCAATGCTTTCCAGATTATTGATGACATTTTAGATTACACCTCCGATGCGGACACGCTCGGCAAAAATATTGGTGATGATCTCATGGAAGGTAAACCGACCCTGCCATTGATTGCGGCACTGAAAAACACCACCGGTGAGCAACATGAAATCATCCGTCGCAGTATTGCGACTGGCGGTACGGAACATCTGGAACAGGTCATTCAAATTGTCAATGAATCTGGTGCGCTGGATTATTGCCGTCAACGTGCTACAGAAGAAACTGAAATTGCAATTGATGCCTTACAGGCATTACCTGACTCCGAATATCGTCAGGCCCTGATTAATCTGGCCAAACTGGCCCTACACCGAATTCAGTAA
- a CDS encoding phosphatase PAP2 family protein, with protein MHYLLLFVGILFLIFSVFILNIPALNELDLQAVEWMSLYRTEFWNQITQSLSLIGGMPFVLFLSTLWCIALLWYKKYTNAIFICIGIIGGILLAWLLKFAIARPRPPESLHLVESFGSSFPSAHSLYAACLACLAIYIHRQHSRYTLIVIGAVVWMLMMGISRVYLGVHFPSDVISGWSISFIWISLWYMVWIRYCAAHK; from the coding sequence ATGCATTACTTGTTACTTTTTGTCGGTATTTTATTTTTAATTTTCAGTGTGTTCATCCTGAATATTCCCGCTTTAAACGAGCTCGACTTGCAAGCTGTGGAATGGATGAGTCTTTATCGCACCGAGTTTTGGAATCAAATTACTCAGTCCTTATCCTTAATAGGTGGCATGCCATTTGTATTATTTTTATCCACGCTATGGTGTATTGCATTGCTGTGGTATAAAAAGTATACAAACGCAATTTTTATATGTATCGGAATTATCGGAGGAATTCTCCTAGCTTGGCTGTTGAAATTTGCAATTGCCCGACCCCGACCACCAGAATCCTTGCATCTGGTTGAAAGCTTTGGAAGTTCCTTTCCAAGTGCCCATAGTCTATATGCGGCTTGTCTGGCTTGTTTGGCAATTTACATCCATCGGCAACATTCCCGTTATACCCTCATCGTGATAGGTGCAGTGGTATGGATGCTGATGATGGGGATCTCAAGAGTTTATCTGGGCGTACATTTTCCTTCAGATGTCATATCCGGCTGGAGTATCAGTTTTATTTGGATTTCGTTGTGGTATATGGTCTGGATCAGATATTGCGCGGCTCACAAATAA
- a CDS encoding efflux RND transporter periplasmic adaptor subunit codes for MMSAKLWAPALTACALATSLALVGCSKDPKEGQQAGAQQQMPPTEVGVLVAQPQSVEQSVELSGRTTAFEISDVRPQASGVVLKRLFTEGSYVREGQALYEIDSSTNRTTVDNARAAIARAEANLGVLRVKEGRYRQLVGTNAISKQEYDDIAAQVKLAEADLNANRATLRNAEINLGYSTVRAPISGQTNRSSVTAGALVTANQPEPLVTIQRLDPIYVDINQSSAELLRLRQQLNQGSLNSSNNTKVKLKLEDGSIYPVEGRLAFSDASVNPETGTVTLRAVFPNKNHLLLPGMFATAQIVQGEVPNAFLIPQAALTRTPTGQAMAMLVGADNKVTPRPVTTVGSQGSNWIVTEGLNPGDKVIVDGIAKVKPEQQVVPKPYQPQAAAPQGAAPQQPATSEKKADDAKEKPEQKPAANA; via the coding sequence ATGATGTCTGCAAAGCTTTGGGCACCTGCCCTGACTGCTTGCGCATTGGCAACAAGTCTTGCACTTGTTGGTTGTAGCAAAGATCCTAAAGAGGGCCAGCAAGCTGGTGCTCAACAACAAATGCCACCGACTGAAGTCGGTGTTCTTGTTGCACAACCGCAAAGTGTAGAGCAGTCTGTAGAGCTCTCAGGTCGTACAACAGCATTTGAAATTTCAGATGTACGTCCACAAGCCAGTGGCGTGGTGCTTAAACGCTTGTTCACGGAAGGCAGCTATGTGCGTGAAGGTCAGGCCTTGTATGAAATCGATTCAAGCACCAACCGCACTACAGTGGACAATGCTCGTGCAGCGATTGCCCGTGCTGAAGCCAATCTGGGCGTATTGCGTGTGAAGGAAGGCCGTTACCGTCAACTGGTCGGTACCAATGCCATTTCCAAACAGGAATATGATGACATCGCGGCACAGGTCAAACTGGCTGAAGCTGATTTGAATGCCAATCGCGCAACTTTGCGTAATGCCGAAATCAACCTGGGCTATTCGACTGTACGCGCTCCGATTTCAGGCCAGACCAACCGTTCATCGGTGACGGCGGGTGCTTTGGTAACAGCGAATCAGCCAGAGCCATTGGTGACAATTCAGCGTCTAGATCCAATCTATGTAGATATCAACCAGTCAAGTGCCGAGCTTTTACGTTTACGTCAACAGCTTAACCAAGGCAGCTTGAACAGCTCGAACAACACCAAAGTCAAGTTGAAGCTTGAAGATGGCAGTATCTACCCGGTTGAAGGCCGTCTTGCATTCTCTGATGCCAGCGTGAACCCGGAAACAGGTACCGTGACTTTACGTGCGGTATTCCCGAACAAAAATCACCTGCTTTTGCCAGGTATGTTTGCCACTGCACAAATCGTACAGGGTGAAGTACCGAATGCGTTCCTGATTCCGCAAGCAGCTTTGACCCGTACCCCAACAGGTCAGGCGATGGCGATGCTGGTCGGTGCTGACAATAAAGTGACGCCACGTCCAGTGACTACCGTTGGTTCCCAAGGCAGCAACTGGATTGTGACTGAAGGTCTGAATCCAGGCGATAAAGTGATTGTAGATGGTATTGCGAAAGTAAAACCTGAACAGCAAGTTGTACCAAAACCTTATCAACCTCAAGCTGCTGCGCCACAAGGTGCTGCACCGCAACAGCCTGCAACGAGCGAGAAAAAGGCAGATGATGCTAAAGAGAAACCTGAACAAAAACCTGCTGCAAATGCATAA
- the lolA gene encoding outer membrane lipoprotein chaperone LolA, with protein sequence MNMLRKTVCAMALGAVTLAPVMSTTVFAAPVAASEQQATASLVKQLNHVRSMTANFEQSTKVTNPRATQKKGLTAQHMNQTFKGVMKVARPGKFYWETTAPSKQVIATTGKTVWIYDPDLQQAVRQSLDEQVANTPALLLSGNTSQIMQSYRVTQPNKGKTYYTLYPKNTDGVFESLTISFGANKAPSLMILQDSLGQTTNIKFSNVKVNSSIPASTFNFTPPKGTDIIDQ encoded by the coding sequence ATGAATATGCTTCGTAAAACCGTCTGTGCTATGGCTCTGGGTGCAGTGACTTTAGCACCGGTGATGAGTACAACCGTGTTTGCTGCACCTGTGGCAGCTTCGGAGCAACAGGCAACAGCCAGTCTGGTCAAACAGCTCAATCATGTGCGTAGCATGACTGCAAATTTCGAGCAAAGCACCAAGGTAACCAATCCGAGAGCAACCCAGAAAAAAGGTTTGACTGCACAACATATGAACCAAACCTTTAAAGGGGTGATGAAAGTCGCGCGTCCGGGTAAATTCTATTGGGAAACGACCGCACCGTCGAAGCAAGTCATTGCAACAACGGGTAAAACCGTATGGATTTATGATCCGGACTTGCAGCAAGCCGTTCGTCAAAGCTTAGATGAGCAAGTTGCCAATACGCCGGCGTTATTGCTGTCAGGAAACACCAGTCAGATTATGCAGTCTTACCGGGTGACTCAGCCAAATAAAGGCAAAACCTATTACACGCTGTATCCTAAAAATACCGATGGTGTGTTTGAAAGCCTAACCATTAGCTTTGGCGCAAACAAAGCACCAAGCTTGATGATCTTGCAGGATTCATTGGGACAAACCACCAATATCAAATTTAGCAATGTAAAAGTAAATAGCAGTATTCCAGCCTCTACCTTTAACTTTACCCCACCAAAAGGTACGGACATCATTGATCAATAA
- the rplU gene encoding 50S ribosomal protein L21, whose amino-acid sequence MYAVIQSGGKQHRVVEGETLKVELLKAETGATITFDDVLMLVNGESIQIGAPVVAGATVTAEVVSHGRHDKIRIIKMRRRKHYRKQQGHRQWFTELKITAISG is encoded by the coding sequence ATGTACGCAGTAATCCAAAGCGGTGGTAAACAGCACCGTGTAGTTGAGGGTGAAACCCTTAAAGTAGAATTATTGAAAGCTGAAACTGGCGCGACTATTACGTTTGATGACGTATTGATGCTTGTTAACGGTGAAAGCATTCAAATCGGTGCTCCAGTTGTTGCTGGTGCTACTGTAACTGCTGAAGTAGTTAGCCATGGTCGTCACGACAAAATCCGCATCATCAAAATGCGTCGTCGTAAACACTACCGTAAACAACAAGGTCACCGTCAATGGTTCACTGAGTTGAAAATTACAGCTATTTCAGGCTAA
- the cysG gene encoding siroheme synthase CysG, with product MDIFPISLKLQQQPCLIVGGGHIAYRKALLLQKAGAVIHVIAPEIEESLLRIVQNSQGQYVQAAFHPEVALHPYRLVIAATDDAETNRQVFELCEAENVLVNSVDDPPHCRFMVPAIIDRSPLVISVASNGTSPVLSRQIRTQLETTIPHGMGKLAEFSGKWRSAVKAKIVNPDERRIFWEDLYASSLKEQVFNDNIAEADRLIEQALQEWQQPKGEVYLVGAGPGDPELLTLKALRLMQQADVVIYDRLVSAPIMELCRRDAEKIYVGKARSNHAVPQDGINALLVKYASEGKRVCRLKGGDPFIFGRGGEEIEELFAAGITFQVVPGITAASGCSAYAGIPLTHRDYAQSVRFLTGHLKEGSPELPWSELVYENQTLVLYMGLVGLEKICAELIAHGQRADMPVALVSKGTTPEQKVVVGTLADIASKVSEHQIQAPTLTIIGEVVRLREQLQWHERG from the coding sequence GTGGATATTTTTCCAATCTCGTTAAAGTTGCAACAGCAACCTTGTCTGATTGTCGGTGGTGGACATATTGCATACCGTAAAGCACTTTTACTTCAAAAAGCAGGTGCAGTCATTCATGTGATTGCGCCTGAAATTGAAGAAAGTCTGCTGCGAATTGTGCAAAATAGCCAAGGACAATATGTGCAGGCGGCTTTTCATCCTGAAGTTGCGTTACATCCATATCGACTAGTGATTGCGGCGACTGATGATGCCGAGACCAATCGTCAGGTCTTTGAACTGTGTGAAGCGGAAAATGTCTTGGTCAATAGCGTTGATGATCCACCGCATTGCCGGTTTATGGTTCCTGCGATTATTGACCGTTCGCCTTTGGTGATTTCGGTGGCATCGAATGGCACGTCGCCGGTATTATCGCGTCAGATCCGTACCCAACTGGAAACGACTATTCCGCATGGAATGGGCAAGCTGGCTGAATTTTCAGGAAAATGGCGCAGTGCGGTTAAGGCTAAAATTGTCAATCCGGATGAACGCCGTATTTTCTGGGAAGATTTATATGCCAGTTCGCTAAAAGAACAGGTGTTCAACGACAATATCGCGGAAGCAGATCGCCTGATTGAGCAGGCCTTACAGGAATGGCAACAGCCGAAAGGTGAAGTCTACTTGGTCGGTGCGGGTCCGGGTGATCCAGAATTGTTGACCTTAAAAGCCTTGCGTTTAATGCAGCAAGCCGACGTGGTCATTTACGACCGACTGGTTTCAGCGCCAATTATGGAGCTGTGCCGCCGCGATGCGGAAAAGATCTATGTCGGTAAGGCACGTTCCAATCATGCGGTTCCGCAAGATGGGATTAATGCCTTGTTGGTGAAATATGCCAGTGAAGGAAAGCGGGTTTGTCGTCTGAAAGGCGGTGATCCATTTATCTTCGGGCGTGGCGGTGAAGAGATTGAAGAACTTTTTGCGGCAGGTATCACTTTTCAAGTGGTTCCAGGGATTACCGCAGCTTCAGGCTGTTCAGCCTATGCCGGTATTCCATTAACCCATCGTGATTATGCGCAAAGTGTACGTTTTCTGACAGGTCACTTAAAAGAAGGTTCACCCGAATTGCCTTGGAGTGAGTTGGTCTATGAAAACCAGACCTTAGTGCTCTATATGGGGTTGGTGGGACTGGAGAAAATCTGTGCAGAATTAATCGCTCATGGTCAACGAGCCGACATGCCAGTGGCCTTGGTTTCTAAAGGTACGACGCCTGAACAGAAAGTTGTAGTAGGAACGCTTGCTGATATTGCATCCAAAGTGTCCGAACATCAGATTCAAGCCCCGACTTTGACCATTATTGGTGAAGTTGTACGCTTACGTGAACAATTACAATGGCATGAGCGAGGATAA
- the serS gene encoding serine--tRNA ligase: MIDPKLLRNNIEAVNVALAKRGVQLNVEEWASLEARRKEIQSKTETLQAERNAGAKQVGQIKKAGGDASEIMTRMSAIGDEIKAAEAALAELQAELEEKLLSIPNLPDEAVPEGKDESDNVEILKWGTPREFDFEIKDHTDLGEMMGGLEFETATKLTGSRFSVLKGPLARLQRAITQFMLNTHTDQNGYTEAYVPYLVNADSLRGTGQLPKFEEDLFKLQGEKEFYLIPTAEVPVTNFVRDEIIDADRLPLKYAAHTPCFRSEAGSYGRDTRGLIRQHQFDKVEMVQIVKPETSMQVLEELTGHAEGILQALGLPYRKILLCGGDMGFGATKTYDLEVWVPSQNTYREISSCSNMGDFQARRMKARYRADQKKTEFVHTLNGSGLAVGRTLLAVMENYQRADGSIEIPEVLRPYMGGATYID, from the coding sequence ATGATCGACCCGAAATTACTCAGAAATAATATTGAGGCTGTAAATGTAGCCTTGGCAAAACGTGGTGTTCAACTCAATGTTGAAGAGTGGGCATCCCTAGAAGCACGCCGTAAAGAGATTCAGTCCAAGACAGAAACACTGCAAGCTGAACGTAATGCCGGTGCCAAACAAGTCGGTCAAATTAAAAAAGCAGGTGGCGACGCATCTGAAATCATGACTCGCATGTCTGCGATTGGTGATGAAATCAAAGCGGCTGAAGCAGCACTGGCTGAACTGCAAGCTGAGCTTGAAGAAAAATTATTATCTATTCCAAACTTGCCAGATGAAGCTGTGCCTGAAGGTAAAGACGAAAGCGATAACGTGGAAATCCTGAAATGGGGTACACCACGTGAATTTGATTTCGAAATCAAAGACCATACGGATCTGGGCGAAATGATGGGCGGTCTTGAATTTGAAACCGCGACCAAATTAACTGGTTCACGCTTCAGTGTATTGAAAGGTCCATTGGCGCGTTTACAACGTGCCATTACCCAGTTCATGCTAAATACGCATACTGATCAAAATGGTTATACCGAAGCCTATGTGCCTTATCTGGTCAATGCAGATTCATTGCGTGGGACTGGTCAGCTGCCTAAATTTGAAGAAGATCTGTTTAAGCTGCAGGGCGAAAAAGAGTTTTATCTGATTCCAACTGCTGAAGTGCCAGTGACGAATTTCGTACGTGATGAAATTATTGATGCAGACCGTCTGCCACTGAAATATGCAGCGCACACGCCATGTTTCCGTAGTGAAGCAGGTTCTTATGGTCGTGATACCCGCGGTTTGATCCGTCAGCACCAATTCGACAAAGTCGAAATGGTTCAGATTGTAAAACCTGAAACTTCGATGCAAGTGCTTGAAGAATTGACTGGCCATGCTGAAGGCATTTTGCAAGCACTCGGACTTCCATATCGTAAAATTTTACTTTGTGGTGGTGACATGGGTTTTGGTGCGACCAAGACTTATGACTTGGAAGTTTGGGTACCAAGCCAAAATACTTACCGTGAAATTTCATCTTGTTCAAACATGGGTGATTTCCAGGCGCGTCGTATGAAAGCGCGTTACCGGGCTGATCAGAAGAAAACTGAATTTGTACATACCTTGAATGGTTCAGGTCTGGCCGTGGGTCGTACTTTACTTGCAGTGATGGAAAACTATCAACGCGCTGATGGCTCGATTGAGATTCCTGAAGTATTACGTCCATATATGGGTGGTGCGACTTATATCGACTAA